A region from the Antennarius striatus isolate MH-2024 chromosome 24, ASM4005453v1, whole genome shotgun sequence genome encodes:
- the rpgrb gene encoding retinitis pigmentosa GTPase regulator b: MAGESEDDIPESGAVFTFGKSKFSDNIPSKFWLKNDVPLKIACGDEHTALITENGKLFMFGSNNWGQLGLGSKVTVSKPTCVKALKSEKICLVACGRNHTLVCTARGSVLAAGGNSEGQLGLGDCEERTAFHRIHCLDSQGPIKMLAAGSNTSAVLTEAGKLFMWGDNTEGQLGLGKESHASSPQEVSVGQPISWMSCGYYHSALVTVDGALYTFGECDSGKLGLGTDQLPRHRIPQLVKGIKEPVVQVACGGGHTVALTEDAVFTFGLGQFGQLGQGTFIFESRLPQPVEHFRKGRVCQVACGENHTAVITEGGLLYTFGDGRHGKLGLGEENFTNQFKPTLCPRFLQYSVQAVSCGGCHMVVLARPRDPSCGAVTLEVDDVTEDFLEKPYVELLGDTSGSSTLQRSISARVRRRERERSPDPSSAMFSTLPAAMPSYLHPPVPVSNQTFPPQLIPPKPSHRKQLNGAHQHRSTGSIHHEQPGGEADTVVERLTDADSVKSLGETTDFLNMTHVMKKEPGYKTFTLSPIQKRKGKNGKTRGQEESHKKLSRQSSVSSLSHTSTSPSRALPSKLLRGGDAHSLAPRSPQRQKTTNQQKENLILTVEELQRRNKPQSRKDVRREASNQQLRTGKGRSQLAAAGKKVSPSRKSPRTRKPDSGEFDVAKVKQVQPQPKNSSPGNSPGLNLRDALNEKSTNRPPLMYGGKKTLRSTENTAFNKKSKNEANKEKSEKEAQKDKRNASLLAGAASLAAGSLVMQEVMSKSSAFSSERDLKHSNQSESTTDVSQKSAVSINIIAAPESPDIKTSQGEKDTSQEEKDTSQEEKDTSQEEKDTSQEEKDTSQEEEDTSQEEEDMSQEEKDTSQEEKDTSQEEKDTSQEKDTSQEEEDTSQEESKAQTDSEMVKQEEEEQRQTTSVNVSDDEEEEDANSCSEKVTEEEEEEEEEDSDTLQPEDESENEESRGVEEDESSAEGEEEEESETTKIEGKDESEEGGSEESDGEEEESEEGSDNDTESENEEEAEEEDSESDSESENGEEEEESSAEEEEGNSKTEESEEDDESEDVEEEEESENEEEEEEEEEEEEEDKVEEEEEAEEEEEEVEEEEEEEESEEEEEAEEEEEEDEEEEVVKTANVKKQSAKSSKPRSGVKGQAAESEEFWDDVLPQYLNLK, translated from the exons AATCTGGAGCAGTTTTTACCTTTGGAAAGAGCAAATTTTCTGACAATATCCCAAGTAAATTCTGGTTGAAAAACGATGTCCCTCTAAAAATTGCCTGTGGGGATGAGCACACCGCCTTAATAACAG AAAATGGGAAACTCTTCATGTTTGGAAGCAATAACTGGGGTCAGCTTGGTCTGGGGTCCAAGGTGACAGTGAGCAAGCCTACCTGTGTCAAAG CTCTGAAGTCTGAGAAGATTTGTCTGGTGGCCTGTGGGAGGAACCACACTCTTGTCTGCACGG ctcGAGGAAGCGTCTTGGCTGCAGGAGGGAACAGCGAGGGTCAGCTCGGGCTGGGTGACTGCGAGGAGAGGACGGCGTTTCACAGGATCCACTGCTTGGATTCGCAGGGACCAATCAAAATGCTCGCTGCTGGTTCGAACACATCCGCTGTCCTCACAG AGGCGGGTAAACTGTTCATGTGGGGTGATAACACAGAGGGGCAGCTTGGTTTGGGGAAGGAAAGTCACGCCTCCTCACCACAGGAAGTGAGTGTggggcagccaatcagctggaTGTCCTGTGGATACTACCACTCTGCCTTAGTGACAG TGGATGGCGCTCTCTACACCTTTGGTGAGTGTGACAGCGGTAAACTTGGTCTTGGCACCGACCAGCTACCTCGACATCGAATTCCTCAGCTGGTGAAGGGCATCAAGGAGCCGGTGGTGCAGGTGGCTTGTGGGGGGGGCCACACAGTGGCCCTAACAG AGGACGCCGTGTTCACCTTCGGTCTCGGTCAGTTCGGACAGCTCGGTCAGGGGACGTTCATCTTCGAGTCACGGCTGCCCCAGCCTGTGGAGCACTTCAGGAAGGGTCGGGTGTGTCAGGTGGCCTGTGgggaaaaccacactgctgtcATCACAG aGGGGGGGTTGCTGTACACATTTGGTGATGGCAGACATGGAAAACTGGGCCTGGGAGAAGAGAACTTCACCAACCAGTTTAAACCAACTCTGTGTCCGCGCTTCCTCCAGTACAGTGTTCAGGCG GTGTCATGTGGTGGCTGTCACATGGTGGTGCTGGCCCGGCCCCGGGATCCCAGCTGTGGGGCAGTAACTCTAGAGGTAGATGATGTGACGGAGGACTTCCTGGAGAAGCCGTACGTGGAGCTGCTGGGAGACACGTCCGGCTCCTCCACCCTCCAGAGAAGCATCTCTGCTCGTGTTCGCAGGAGGGAGAGG GAGAGATCTCCGGACCCGTCCAGTGCCATGTTCAGCACGCTGCCAGCAGCCATGCCCAGCTACCTCCACCCACCGGTGCCTGTCTCCAACCAGACCTTCCCACCTCAACTGATTCCACCCAAGCCATCCCACAGAAAGCAGCTCAATGGCGCCCACCAACACAGGAGCACAGGGTCAATCCACCACG AGCAGCCCGGGGGCGAGGCCGACACTGTTGTGGAACGGCTCACTGATGCTGACAGCGTGAAAAGCCTGGGAGAAACCACAGACTTCCTCAACATG ACACATGTGATGAAGAAGGAGCCGGGGTACAAAACGTTCACCCTGTCACCAATTCAGAAG AGGAAGGGTAAGAACGGTAAGACTAGAGGCCAGGAAGAGAGTCACAAGAAGCTCTCCAGACAGAGCAGCGTCTCCTCTTTGTCACATACAAGCACCTCCCCGAGCCGGGCCCTCCCCTCTAAGCTCCTGAGGGGTGGGGATGCTCATTCTCTGGCCCCTCGGAGCCCTCAGaggcagaaaacaacaaatcagCAGAAAGAGAATCTGATTCTGACAGTGGAAGAGCTGCAGAGGAGAAACAAACCACAGAGTAGGAAGGACGTCAGGAGGGAGGCGTCCAATCAGCAGCTCCGGACAGGTAAAGGGAGGAGCCAGCTGGCAGCGGCTGGCAAGAAGGTGTCTCCCTCCAGAAAGAGTCCCAGGACCAGGAAACCAGATTCAGGTGAATTTGATGTGGCCAAAGTTAAGCAGGTACAGCCTCAACCTAAAAACAGCTCACCTGGTAACTCACCTGGCCTTAATCTGAGGGATGCTCTGAATGAAAAGAGCACAAACAGACCTCCTCTGATgtatggggggaaaaaaacattacgGTCCACAGAAAACACAGCCTTTAACAAAAAATCTAAGAACGaggcaaataaagaaaaatctgaaaaagaaGCACAGAAAGACAAGCGGAATGCCAGCCTGCTAGCTGGTGCTGCCTCGCTAGCAGCAGGGTCACTGGTAATGCAGGAAGTGATGTCCAAAAGCTCCGCCTTCTCCTCCGAGAGGGACCTGAAACAcagcaaccaatcagaatcaacCACCGACGTCAGCCAAAAGTCTGCAGTTAGCATCAACATTATAGCCGCACCTGAGAGTCCTGACATCAAGACAAGTCAGGGGGAGAAGGACACGAgtcaggaggagaaggacacgagtcaggaggagaaggacacgagtcaggaggagaaggacacgagtcaggaggagaaggacacgagtcaggaggaggaggacacgagtcaggaggaggaggacatgagtcaggaggagaaggacacgagtcaggaggagaaggacacGAGTCAGGAGGAAAAGGACACGAGTCAGGAGAAGGACAcgagtcaggaggaggaggacacgaGTCAGGAGGAGAGTAAGGCTCAGACAGACTCTGAGATGGTCAaacaagaagaggaggaacaaagacaaacaactagtGTAAATGtgagtgatgatgaagaagaggaggatgccAATTCCTGTAGTGAGAAAGtaacagaagaagaggaagaagaggaagaggaagacagcGACACCCTTCAACCAGAAGATGAGTCAGAGAATGAGGAAAGCAGGGGTGTTGAGGAAGATGAGAGTAGtgctgagggagaggaggaagaggaaagtgaGACAACAAAAATTGAGGGCAAGGATGAGAGTGAAGAGGGGGGGAGtgaagaaagtgatggagaggaggaggaaagtgagGAAGGGTCAGACAATGACACAGAGTCTGAAAATGAGGAggaagctgaggaagaggacagTGAAAGTGATTCTGAGAGTGAGaatggagaagaggaagaggagagtagtgctgaggaggaagaagggaacAGTAAAACAGAGGAAAGTGAAGAGGATGACGAAAGTGAAGacgtggaagaggaagaggagagtgaaaatgaagaagaggaggaagaagaggaggaagaagaagaggaggataaagttgaggaagaggaggaggctgaagaagaggaggaggaggttgaagaggaggaggaggaagaggagtctgaagaagaggaggaggctgaagaggaagaagaggaggatgaagaggaggaggttgtTAAAACTGCTAATGTGAAGAAACAAAGTGCTAAATCCAGTAAACCaaggtcaggggtcaaaggtcaagcaGCAGAGTCAGAAGAGTTTTGGGATGATGTGTTACCGCAGTACCTCAACCTGAAGTGA